The Myxococcales bacterium genomic sequence GGGCAGCGTGTTCACCTCGTTCAGGTACACCTCCAGGGTGCCCTGTTCGACGAAGAAGTCGACCCGCGCCAGGCCGGACAGCTCGAGCACCTGGAAGGCGCGGACGCTCAGGTCGCGAATGAGTGCGCTCACCTCGTCGGGCAGCGGTGCAGGGATGACCAAGTGCGCTCCCGACGGATCGAGGTACTTGGCCTCGTAGGAGTAAAATCCATCCTTGTGGGTCACCACCACCTCTCCGAGGGTGGATGCCTCGGGGGCCTCGTTGCCCAGCACGGCGCACTCCACCTCGCGGGCGTTGACGGCCGCCTCCACCAGCACCTTCGTGTCGTAGCGAAACGCCCGTTCCAGCGCCGCCGCGAGCGCGTGCGGCGCAGGCACCTTGGTGACGCCCACCGAAGAGCCCGCGTTGGCAGGTTTGACGAAGAGCGGATAGGCGAGGGCGGCCGCGCGCGCGGCGACGCCCTCGGGGTCCGCGCGAAACGCAGGGGCGTGGAGGGTTTGCCAGGGAACCACGGGGATCTCGGCCTGCGTGAGCAGGCGCTTGGCCACGTCTTTGTCCATGCCCAGCGCCGAGCCGAGCGCGCCGGAGCCGACGTAGGCCACGTTGGCCATGTCGAGCAGGCCCTGCACACGCCCATCCTCGCCGAACGTTCCGTGCAGGGTAGAGAAGACCACCGTGCCGGGCGCAAAGGGCCCCTCGGTTTGGGGATAGACGGGGACGGGGAGGGTAGGGCTATCGGCCGGCAGACGAAGCGTGCGGGGGTCGCCCGTGGCCGCGAGCAAAAACGCCTCGGTCTCGAGGCGCCATCGCCCCTGCTTGTCGATGCTGACGGCGCGGGGTTCGTAGCGCTCGCGGTCGAGGGCCAAAAGCACGTTGCGCGCGGAGAGCAGCGAAATCTCGTGTTCGGAGGATCGGCCGCCAAAAAGGATCACGACAGGGGTCTTGCTCATGGGGGGGGCCTTCCGGGCTTGGGCCGTTTCGGGAACACATTCGTGAAGCAGTTCGTGGCGTTCGTCAACGGTGGGAGCTCGGCGATGGCACGTCGCCCTCGTGCATCATGCGGGTGAGCCGGCGGCTCGCGAGCAGCAGCAGCACCCCTGCGGCCGTCGAGGCCACCACGAAGATCAGAAAGAAATCGGCCTGGCCCCCCAAGGCCCTGAACAGGTCTCCGCGTGCGATGCGCGTGGTGCTTTCGGCCAGCTGCCCTGCCAAAAAGTTCGCAAGGGCCGTGGTGAGAAACCAAAACCCCATGAGCAGCGAAGCGAAGCGCGCCGGAGCGAGCTTCGTCACCATCGAGAGCCCCACGGGTGACACGCACAGCTCTCCCCAGGTGATGAAGACATACGCCAAGACCAGGTATGCGGGGCTTGCCAGCTGTCCTCCCTCCGAGGCGGACGCGCCCACGACCATGAACGCAAAGCCCATGCCTTGAAGAATCAGGCCCAGCCCCATCTTGGCCGGGGTGTTCGGTTCGCGGCCCCGGCGTCCGAGCCAGGTCCACAGCCAGGAAAACAGGCCCCCGAAGATCACGATCACCACGGGGTTCACGCTCTGGAACCAAGGGGCGGGGATCTCCCGCCCGAAGAGGGTGCGATCGGTGCGGCTCAAAGCGAAAAAGTTCATCGACGAGCCCGCT encodes the following:
- a CDS encoding D-alanine--D-alanine ligase; this translates as MSKTPVVILFGGRSSEHEISLLSARNVLLALDRERYEPRAVSIDKQGRWRLETEAFLLAATGDPRTLRLPADSPTLPVPVYPQTEGPFAPGTVVFSTLHGTFGEDGRVQGLLDMANVAYVGSGALGSALGMDKDVAKRLLTQAEIPVVPWQTLHAPAFRADPEGVAARAAALAYPLFVKPANAGSSVGVTKVPAPHALAAALERAFRYDTKVLVEAAVNAREVECAVLGNEAPEASTLGEVVVTHKDGFYSYEAKYLDPSGAHLVIPAPLPDEVSALIRDLSVRAFQVLELSGLARVDFFVEQGTLEVYLNEVNTLPGFTAISMYPKMWEASGLSQKALVTRLIELARERHAVRSRLETSFV